A window of Eikenella corrodens contains these coding sequences:
- the rplO gene encoding 50S ribosomal protein L15 has protein sequence MFLNTIQPSVGSFYVKRRVGRGIGSGLGKTCGRGHKGQKSRAGGFHKVGFEGGQMPLQRRLPKRGFKPISSLKTAVITLSDLNKVSGKEVDILTLKQNGLLNSGVNSVKVIATGSIAKALTVHSDIKVTKGAQAAIAAVGGVVELS, from the coding sequence ATGTTTTTGAATACAATTCAACCATCTGTAGGCTCTTTCTATGTTAAGCGTCGTGTTGGGCGTGGCATTGGTAGTGGTCTTGGTAAGACATGTGGTCGTGGACATAAGGGGCAAAAAAGCCGTGCTGGTGGATTTCATAAGGTTGGTTTCGAAGGTGGTCAGATGCCTCTCCAGCGTCGCCTTCCTAAGAGAGGTTTTAAGCCAATCTCTTCTTTGAAGACTGCTGTTATTACCCTTTCTGACTTGAATAAAGTAAGTGGTAAAGAGGTTGATATCCTGACATTAAAACAAAATGGTCTATTAAACTCTGGGGTAAACTCAGTTAAGGTGATTGCTACTGGGTCTATTGCTAAAGCACTTACTGTCCATAGCGACATTAAGGTTACAAAAGGTGCTCAGGCAGCTATTGCAGCTGTTGGTGGAGTTGTAGAATTGTCTTGA
- the rplR gene encoding 50S ribosomal protein L18, with protein MDKYTRRARRAHKARARIKQLGEIRLCVFRSNNHIYAQIIDASGSAVLSQASTLESEVRKSLGCSCSNVQAASLVGKRIAEKAKALGIERVAFDRSGFQYHGRVKALAEAARENGLNF; from the coding sequence ATGGATAAGTATACTAGAAGAGCTCGTCGTGCACATAAGGCACGTGCACGCATAAAACAGCTTGGAGAGATTAGGCTGTGTGTATTTCGAAGCAATAACCATATTTACGCGCAGATAATTGATGCGAGTGGGAGTGCTGTTTTGTCTCAGGCTTCCACGCTAGAGTCAGAGGTAAGGAAAAGCTTAGGCTGCTCATGCAGTAATGTTCAAGCGGCGTCTTTAGTAGGTAAAAGAATCGCGGAAAAAGCTAAAGCATTGGGTATCGAAAGAGTTGCTTTTGATAGATCTGGTTTTCAGTATCATGGGCGTGTTAAAGCATTGGCAGAGGCCGCTCGTGAAAATGGCTTGAATTTTTAG
- the rpmJ gene encoding 50S ribosomal protein L36: MRVQPSVKKICRNCKVIRRNRVVRVICTDPRHKQRQG; the protein is encoded by the coding sequence ATGCGTGTTCAACCATCGGTAAAGAAAATTTGTCGCAATTGTAAGGTTATTCGTCGCAATCGCGTTGTGAGGGTGATCTGCACAGATCCACGTCATAAACAGCGACAAGGCTAA
- the secY gene encoding preprotein translocase subunit SecY: MNDLRRRLLFLLGALIVFRVGAHIPVPGVNAAALANSFKEGNAGILGMLNLFSGGSLERFSIFAIGIMPYISASIIIQLVAEVLPSLKALKKEGEAGRRTLTKYTRWGTLLVAVVQASTAAAFVYQQPDLVVIGRTEFYISTITCLVTGTMFLMWLGEQMTERGIGNGVSLLITAGIVAALPSAVSNLLNLAITGTGGYGTILFVLFGGLCLIYIVVYIESAQRKIPIHYARRQIGNRIVQGQKTHLPFKINMAGVIPPIFASSVILFPSQIIGWLDKRVDGNAFVDFISANLSPGKSLYLVVFAAAIIFFCYFYTALVFSPREMAENLKKSGAFVPGIRPGEQTSNYLEKVVMRLTFFGALYITIICLIPEFVTGVLGIPFHLGGTSLLILVVVTMDFGSQVASYRMNQQYEHLMRKRSAKK; encoded by the coding sequence ATGAATGATTTAAGAAGACGCCTATTGTTTTTGCTTGGGGCTCTTATCGTCTTTAGGGTAGGGGCTCATATTCCTGTGCCTGGAGTCAATGCCGCAGCACTCGCTAATAGTTTTAAGGAAGGTAACGCTGGTATTTTGGGAATGCTTAATCTCTTTTCGGGAGGTTCTTTAGAGAGGTTTAGTATTTTTGCCATAGGAATTATGCCATATATTTCAGCATCTATTATTATCCAGCTAGTTGCTGAGGTGCTTCCATCATTAAAAGCCTTGAAAAAGGAAGGTGAAGCGGGACGTCGAACTTTGACCAAATATACTCGTTGGGGAACTTTGTTGGTTGCGGTAGTGCAAGCATCTACGGCAGCAGCATTTGTTTATCAACAGCCGGATCTAGTGGTAATTGGGCGGACAGAGTTTTATATTTCTACAATTACATGTCTGGTGACCGGTACCATGTTCTTGATGTGGCTTGGGGAGCAGATGACTGAACGTGGTATTGGCAATGGGGTTTCACTATTGATTACAGCAGGCATTGTGGCGGCTCTCCCTAGTGCGGTTAGTAACTTGTTAAATCTAGCAATTACCGGTACTGGTGGCTACGGGACGATTCTTTTTGTATTGTTTGGTGGGTTGTGCCTGATTTATATCGTTGTTTATATTGAGAGTGCTCAGCGTAAGATTCCTATTCATTATGCGCGTCGACAAATCGGGAACCGAATTGTACAAGGGCAAAAAACCCATTTGCCATTTAAAATAAATATGGCGGGCGTGATTCCTCCGATTTTTGCATCTAGCGTGATTTTGTTCCCGTCACAGATTATTGGGTGGTTGGATAAAAGAGTGGATGGTAATGCGTTTGTTGATTTTATCTCTGCTAACCTTTCCCCAGGTAAATCTTTATATTTGGTAGTATTTGCAGCAGCCATAATTTTCTTCTGCTATTTTTATACTGCACTAGTATTTAGTCCAAGAGAGATGGCTGAGAATTTAAAGAAGAGCGGGGCTTTTGTCCCAGGCATCCGACCAGGTGAGCAAACTTCAAATTATTTGGAAAAAGTAGTTATGCGCCTTACCTTCTTTGGTGCGTTGTATATAACTATTATTTGCTTGATTCCAGAGTTTGTTACAGGAGTGCTAGGTATCCCATTTCATTTGGGTGGGACATCCCTTCTTATTTTAGTTGTTGTTACTATGGACTTTGGTAGTCAAGTTGCCTCCTACCGTATGAATCAACAGTATGAGCATTTGATGAGGAAGAGGTCAGCTAAGAAGTAA
- the rpsN gene encoding 30S ribosomal protein S14, protein MAKKALINREAKRVALAKKYAAKRAAIFAVINDAGVGDQERFEARLKLQAIPRNASPVRQRRRCALTGRPRGTFRKFGLGRTKIREIAMRGEIPGVIKASW, encoded by the coding sequence ATGGCAAAAAAAGCTCTTATTAATCGAGAAGCCAAACGCGTTGCGCTTGCGAAAAAGTATGCTGCGAAGAGGGCTGCAATTTTTGCAGTAATTAATGATGCTGGAGTAGGCGATCAAGAGCGCTTTGAAGCTCGTTTAAAACTGCAAGCTATTCCTCGGAATGCATCACCTGTTCGTCAAAGAAGGCGCTGTGCTTTGACGGGGCGACCACGTGGCACCTTCCGTAAGTTTGGCTTGGGGCGTACTAAGATTCGTGAAATTGCGATGCGTGGTGAGATTCCTGGTGTTATTAAGGCAAGCTGGTAA
- the rplN gene encoding 50S ribosomal protein L14, translated as MIQMQTILDVADNSGARRVMCIKVLGGSKRRYASVGDVIKVSVKDAAPRGRVKKGDVYNAVVVRTAKGIRRSDGALIKFDNNAAVLLNAKLEPMGTRIFGPVTRELRTERFMKIVSLAPEVI; from the coding sequence ATGATTCAGATGCAGACTATTTTGGATGTGGCTGATAACTCTGGTGCTCGTCGCGTTATGTGCATTAAGGTGCTTGGTGGTTCTAAACGCCGTTATGCAAGCGTTGGTGATGTTATTAAGGTATCGGTTAAAGATGCGGCTCCACGTGGCCGGGTAAAAAAAGGTGATGTATATAATGCTGTTGTTGTTCGTACAGCTAAAGGTATTCGCCGTTCGGATGGTGCGTTAATTAAATTTGATAACAATGCTGCTGTGCTGCTGAATGCTAAGCTTGAGCCCATGGGTACGCGTATTTTTGGGCCGGTAACGCGTGAGTTGCGTACTGAGCGATTTATGAAAATTGTTTCGTTGGCTCCTGAAGTGATCTGA
- the rplF gene encoding 50S ribosomal protein L6 yields the protein MSRIAKNPVHIPAGLEVELGAGELVIKNKSDKLSVAVPSSISVQFADGQLAFSAVANTKEADAMSGTIRAIAANMVKGLAEGFERRLQLVGVGYRAQAQGSALNLSLGFSHPVVYDMPEGVSVQTPSPTEIVLKGANKQIVGQVAAEIRGFRPPEPYKGKGVRYLDEVVVLKEAKKK from the coding sequence ATGTCTCGTATAGCAAAAAATCCAGTACATATCCCTGCTGGTCTTGAAGTTGAGCTTGGGGCTGGCGAGCTGGTAATAAAGAATAAAAGTGACAAGTTGAGTGTTGCTGTACCAAGTAGCATTTCAGTTCAGTTTGCTGATGGACAGTTGGCATTTTCTGCTGTTGCTAATACTAAAGAAGCAGATGCAATGTCAGGCACTATTCGGGCGATTGCGGCCAACATGGTTAAAGGGCTGGCTGAAGGCTTTGAGAGAAGGTTGCAGTTGGTTGGTGTTGGGTATCGTGCGCAGGCTCAGGGCTCTGCCTTAAATCTCTCTTTAGGTTTCTCTCATCCTGTTGTTTATGATATGCCGGAAGGTGTTTCCGTTCAAACACCGTCTCCTACGGAAATAGTGCTGAAAGGTGCTAATAAGCAAATTGTAGGGCAGGTGGCAGCTGAAATTCGTGGTTTTCGACCACCTGAGCCTTATAAAGGCAAGGGTGTACGCTATTTGGATGAAGTAGTGGTTTTGAAAGAAGCAAAGAAAAAATAG
- the rplV gene encoding 50S ribosomal protein L22, which translates to MRVSAQHKNARISAQKARLVADLIRGKEVEQALNILAFSTKKGAELIKKVLESAIANAEHNEGADIDELKVVTIFVDKGPSLKRFRARAKGRGNRIEKQTCHINVTVGN; encoded by the coding sequence ATGAGAGTATCTGCACAACATAAAAATGCCCGTATTTCTGCTCAAAAAGCCCGGTTAGTTGCTGATTTAATTCGAGGCAAAGAGGTAGAGCAAGCTCTTAATATTTTGGCATTTAGCACAAAGAAAGGTGCTGAGCTGATTAAAAAGGTATTAGAGTCTGCTATCGCTAATGCTGAGCATAACGAAGGCGCTGACATTGATGAGCTTAAAGTTGTAACGATTTTTGTGGATAAGGGGCCGAGCTTAAAACGATTCCGTGCCCGGGCAAAAGGTCGTGGCAACCGTATTGAAAAACAAACGTGTCATATTAATGTGACAGTAGGAAACTAA
- the rpsE gene encoding 30S ribosomal protein S5 — translation MAKQDVEERNDGLIEKMVAVNRVTKVVKGGRIMAFSALTVVGDGDGRIGMGKGKSKEVPVAVQKAMDQARRSMIKVSLNNGTIHHEVVGKHGATKVFMQPAKEGSGVKAGGPMRLIFEAMGVHNISAKVHGSTNPYNIVRATLDGLAKLYTPSEVAAKRGISVEELGV, via the coding sequence ATGGCAAAGCAAGATGTTGAAGAACGTAATGACGGCTTGATTGAAAAAATGGTTGCCGTTAATCGTGTCACCAAGGTGGTTAAGGGTGGCCGAATTATGGCGTTTTCAGCGCTGACAGTGGTTGGTGATGGCGATGGCCGTATTGGAATGGGTAAGGGTAAATCTAAAGAAGTGCCCGTTGCAGTTCAGAAAGCTATGGATCAGGCTAGACGTTCAATGATCAAGGTGTCGTTGAATAATGGGACTATTCACCATGAGGTGGTTGGTAAACATGGTGCTACAAAGGTGTTTATGCAACCTGCAAAAGAAGGTAGTGGTGTAAAGGCTGGTGGCCCAATGCGATTAATTTTTGAAGCAATGGGTGTTCATAATATTTCTGCAAAAGTACATGGTTCTACTAATCCATATAATATCGTTCGAGCTACTTTAGATGGCTTGGCAAAATTATATACTCCAAGTGAGGTAGCAGCTAAGCGCGGTATATCTGTGGAAGAGTTAGGGGTTTAA
- the rplX gene encoding 50S ribosomal protein L24: MSKIVKGDHVVVISGRDKGKQGQVTRLLGDKVVVEGVNLVKRHQKPNPMRNVEGGVVVKNMPIHISNVAIYNKETQKADRVGIKLIDDNGKVRRVRVFKSNGAELA; the protein is encoded by the coding sequence ATGAGTAAAATTGTTAAGGGCGATCATGTTGTTGTTATCTCGGGTAGAGATAAGGGCAAGCAGGGGCAAGTTACCCGTTTGTTAGGTGATAAGGTGGTTGTTGAGGGTGTGAATCTTGTTAAGAGGCATCAGAAGCCTAACCCTATGCGTAATGTTGAAGGGGGTGTGGTTGTTAAGAATATGCCCATTCACATTTCAAACGTCGCTATTTATAACAAAGAGACGCAGAAAGCGGATCGAGTTGGCATTAAGTTGATCGATGATAATGGCAAGGTTAGACGTGTGAGAGTGTTTAAGTCTAACGGTGCTGAGTTGGCTTAA
- the rpsH gene encoding 30S ribosomal protein S8 yields MSMHDPISDMLTRIRNAQRANKASVAMPSSKVKCAIAKVLQEEGYIDGFSVSSGVKPILEIRLKYYLGNPVIEQIKRVSRPGLRVYKGADSIPRVMNGLGIAIVSTSKGVMTGHKALAAGVGGELLCIVA; encoded by the coding sequence ATGAGTATGCATGATCCTATTTCTGATATGCTGACTCGCATTCGTAATGCGCAGCGTGCAAATAAAGCTTCCGTTGCTATGCCTTCTTCTAAGGTGAAATGTGCAATTGCTAAAGTTCTGCAGGAGGAAGGGTATATTGATGGCTTTTCGGTGTCTTCTGGTGTGAAGCCTATTTTGGAAATTCGGTTGAAATATTACCTAGGAAACCCGGTAATTGAGCAAATAAAGCGAGTTTCTCGTCCTGGCTTAAGAGTATATAAGGGTGCAGATTCCATTCCGCGAGTTATGAATGGATTGGGTATTGCTATCGTTAGTACATCCAAGGGTGTAATGACTGGGCATAAGGCTCTTGCTGCAGGTGTAGGTGGTGAGTTGTTATGCATTGTGGCTTAA
- the infA gene encoding translation initiation factor IF-1 — MAKEDTIQMQGEVLETLPNATFKIKLENGHEVLGHISGKMRMHYIRISPGDKVTVEMTPYDLSRARIVFRAR, encoded by the coding sequence ATGGCTAAAGAAGATACTATACAGATGCAGGGCGAGGTGTTGGAAACTTTGCCTAATGCAACTTTTAAGATTAAACTGGAAAATGGCCATGAAGTATTAGGGCATATTTCTGGAAAGATGCGGATGCACTATATCCGGATTTCACCTGGTGATAAGGTTACTGTAGAAATGACGCCTTATGACTTATCCCGTGCTCGTATCGTTTTTCGAGCTCGTTAA
- the rpmD gene encoding 50S ribosomal protein L30, with protein sequence MGTQKTITVTLIKSLIGTVESHRQCVRGLGLRHRHHSVEVLDTPENRGMINKVSYLLKVGS encoded by the coding sequence ATGGGTACGCAAAAGACAATTACTGTAACGCTTATTAAGAGCCTGATTGGTACGGTTGAGTCTCATCGACAGTGTGTTCGGGGTTTGGGTTTGCGCCATCGGCATCATTCAGTTGAAGTGCTGGATACTCCTGAAAATCGTGGAATGATTAATAAAGTAAGTTATCTCTTGAAGGTTGGGAGCTGA
- the rpsC gene encoding 30S ribosomal protein S3: MGQKIHPTGFRLAVNKDWSSKWFAKSTEFAAVLKQDIDVRDYLRKRLANASVGRVVIERPAKSARITIHTARPGVVIGKKGEDIEVLKQDLQQLLGVPVHVNIEEIRKPELDAQVIADGIAQQLEKRVQFRRAMKRAMQNAMRAGAKGIKIMTSGRLNGADIARSEWYREGRVPLHTLRAAVEYATSEAHTTYGVIGLKVWVYKGETGQLLENTNTENKRRKGGGRHATAG; encoded by the coding sequence ATGGGACAAAAAATTCATCCAACTGGCTTTCGCCTAGCTGTAAATAAAGACTGGTCATCTAAGTGGTTTGCTAAGAGCACAGAATTTGCTGCTGTATTGAAGCAGGATATCGATGTGCGCGATTATTTGCGTAAGCGCTTGGCCAATGCGTCAGTGGGTCGCGTAGTGATTGAGCGCCCGGCTAAGTCTGCTCGTATCACCATTCATACTGCGCGCCCCGGTGTCGTGATTGGCAAAAAGGGCGAAGATATTGAGGTATTGAAGCAAGATTTGCAACAATTGCTTGGCGTTCCTGTTCATGTGAATATCGAAGAAATTCGTAAGCCTGAATTAGATGCGCAGGTTATTGCTGATGGTATCGCTCAGCAGTTGGAGAAACGTGTACAGTTCCGTCGCGCAATGAAGCGTGCTATGCAAAATGCTATGCGTGCTGGAGCTAAGGGTATCAAAATTATGACCTCAGGCCGTCTGAATGGTGCAGATATCGCTCGTAGCGAGTGGTATCGTGAGGGTCGTGTGCCGTTGCATACTTTGCGAGCAGCTGTTGAATATGCTACTAGTGAGGCGCATACCACCTATGGTGTTATAGGCCTGAAAGTATGGGTTTACAAGGGCGAGACTGGACAGCTGTTGGAAAATACCAACACTGAGAATAAGCGTAGAAAAGGAGGTGGCCGTCATGCTACAGCCGGTTAG
- the rpmC gene encoding 50S ribosomal protein L29, whose protein sequence is MKMSDLKDKSLEQLEADLVGLLKTQFSLRMQHATGQLSKNSELKRVRRDIARVKTKLAEKGVGNE, encoded by the coding sequence ATGAAAATGAGTGATTTAAAAGACAAATCATTGGAGCAGCTGGAAGCTGATCTGGTTGGTTTGTTAAAGACGCAATTTAGTTTGCGTATGCAACATGCTACTGGCCAGCTAAGCAAGAATAGTGAGCTGAAGCGCGTTCGCCGTGATATTGCTCGCGTAAAAACCAAGTTAGCTGAGAAAGGGGTTGGCAATGAGTGA
- the rplE gene encoding 50S ribosomal protein L5: MARLREFYIETVVPALMSQFGYKSIMEVPRIEKITLNMGVGEAVADKKVMEHAVSDLEKIAGQKPVVTLARKSIAGFKIRDDYPVGCKVTLRKERMFEFLDRLISVALPRVRDFRGVNGKSFDGQGNYNMGIREQIIFPEIEYDKIDTLRGLNITITTTAKTDEEARALLSLFKFPFKG; the protein is encoded by the coding sequence ATGGCACGGTTGAGAGAGTTTTATATTGAGACGGTTGTTCCTGCGTTAATGTCGCAGTTCGGGTATAAGTCCATCATGGAAGTTCCTCGTATTGAAAAAATAACATTAAATATGGGGGTTGGTGAAGCAGTTGCCGATAAGAAGGTGATGGAGCACGCTGTTAGCGATTTGGAGAAAATTGCTGGGCAGAAGCCTGTTGTTACTCTAGCTAGAAAATCAATTGCTGGGTTTAAGATTCGTGATGACTATCCAGTTGGTTGTAAAGTTACTCTTCGCAAGGAGAGGATGTTTGAGTTTTTGGATAGATTGATTTCTGTGGCTTTACCGCGTGTTAGGGACTTTCGAGGGGTTAATGGTAAATCTTTTGATGGTCAAGGCAATTATAATATGGGTATTCGTGAGCAGATTATTTTTCCTGAGATTGAGTACGATAAGATTGATACACTTCGTGGGTTAAATATTACTATTACAACTACTGCAAAAACGGATGAAGAGGCAAGAGCATTGCTTTCGCTTTTTAAATTTCCATTTAAGGGATAA
- the rpsQ gene encoding 30S ribosomal protein S17, whose protein sequence is MSDAKIVRTLQGRVISDKMDKTVTVLIERRVKHPLYGKIIQRSTKIHAHDERNECRVGDVVVIAEGRPLSKTKSWVVQSLLERSQEI, encoded by the coding sequence ATGAGTGATGCCAAAATTGTTCGAACTTTGCAAGGTAGGGTAATCAGCGATAAGATGGATAAAACGGTAACCGTCTTGATTGAGCGCAGAGTAAAACATCCCTTGTATGGTAAGATTATCCAGCGATCCACTAAAATTCATGCTCATGATGAGCGAAATGAGTGTAGAGTGGGTGATGTGGTGGTAATTGCTGAGGGTCGCCCTTTATCCAAGACAAAGTCATGGGTTGTTCAAAGCCTGCTTGAGAGGTCTCAAGAAATTTAG
- the rplP gene encoding 50S ribosomal protein L16: MLQPVRMKYRKQHKGRNTGVATNGYDVSFGNFGLKAIGRGRLTARQIEAARRAMTRHIKRGGRIWIRVFPDKPITEKPIQVRMGGGKGSVEYYVAEIKPGKVLYEMDGVSESLAREAFALAAAKLPIRTTFVSRQVGK; encoded by the coding sequence ATGCTACAGCCGGTTAGAATGAAATATCGCAAGCAGCATAAAGGTCGCAATACTGGTGTCGCTACTAATGGATACGATGTCAGCTTTGGTAATTTTGGTTTGAAGGCAATTGGCCGTGGCAGATTAACTGCTCGGCAGATTGAGGCAGCTCGACGTGCAATGACTCGTCATATTAAGCGTGGTGGGCGTATTTGGATTCGCGTGTTCCCAGATAAACCTATTACTGAAAAACCAATCCAAGTGCGTATGGGTGGCGGTAAAGGCTCTGTAGAGTATTATGTAGCTGAGATCAAGCCTGGCAAAGTGCTCTATGAAATGGATGGGGTATCAGAATCCTTGGCTAGAGAGGCGTTTGCTTTGGCAGCTGCAAAATTGCCTATACGTACAACATTTGTGTCCCGGCAGGTAGGTAAATGA